The Thunnus maccoyii chromosome 24, fThuMac1.1, whole genome shotgun sequence DNA window tgctgctgctgctgctgctgggaaatCACATAAGAGCATTAATCTGTCAAAAAGGTCACTTTGAGTTGGCTTCTTGTAGCATTCATAGAAACAGCTAACCTTTGTTCAAGCCCCTCTCGTTgccttcctcttctctgtttgGATACAGCTGTTGCTTCCAATTAGCTGGGAACAATGGTGGAAGTATGTGACTTATACTGTCTTTGATCCTCCAACACAGTGTGACACCACATAGCTGCCATAGCTGACTAAGAACCCTGGATAGAAAGAATAGAAAACCCAAAGGAGACGGATCTAATGGGAACCAAAAAGAGAATGTCATGAGCATTTATGTCATAGCAGTCATATGAATACCATTTGGCAGCAAGATCAaaagtaattatattttatgcCCAATAGCCCTTAAAAATTATCTTGTGTCCGTACTTAATAACTCAAGAGTTCTCTCCTGAATCTCTCCTCTTCGCCAGACTTCAAGGAGGCTTTCGGTCTCTTTGACAGAGTTGGTGACAACCAGGTGGCCTTCAACCAGGTCGCTGACATCATGCGCGCTCTGGGCCAGAACCCCACCAACAAGGACGTCCACAAGATCCTGGGCAACCCAAGCGCCGACGGTAAGACAACATTCAGCCAAACCTGGATGAAGCTGACTGTGTATCAAAAAACTGTAGAAACTGGAACATTGTCAGTCATGCCAGTCACAAAGAAATATCTACCTCAGTTTTGCTACCAGACCAAGAAAGATTTAACCTGAACCCCCAAGTGTATTAAATGAAGGAAGTGTGACTTTTATTATTTGTAAGACAAAGAATGTGTTATTTGTTCTCTCAAAAGTTACAATCTCCATTTCACTTCAACCTTAAACCTAAAATTATAGTCATCAGCTGGTCAAACTGGCCTTTCTTTgatgccaaaacactgaaaGGAAGTAGTCTAAACACACCTGATTCTTCTGTGCTTAGTGGTAAACACTTGATCTTGAGATTTCCATTTCCATCCACACAGTCACTAATAATGGCGCcttatgtgacatttttaaatttacagaCATGGCCAACAAGAGGCTCAACTTCGACACTTTCCTGCCCATGCTGAAGCAGGTTGACACTTTCCAGAAGGGTACCTACGATGACTACGTTGAGGGTCTGCGTGTCTTTGACAAGGAGGGCAACGGCACAGTCATGGGCGCTGAGCTGCGTATCGTGCTGTCCACCCTGGGTGAGTCTCAAGTCACCTTCCCCAAATATAGAAGCACACAAATATAGTTTACTTAGCACGCACAGTATGTGAAATGGAGATTGCATTTCTGACATGGATCCGTATGCGTCTACAGGAGAGAAGATGAGCGAGCCTGAGATTGATGCCCTTATGACTGGTCAGGAGGACGAGAACGGCAGTGTGCACTATGAGGGTAAGCTTTGACTTCCCGGTATTCCTTCTCTTGTAGTGTTTGACTTTTGCAGATGTATGGGTTCTTATTTCTTCTTGTGGGttcttatttcttcttcttcttcttatttctCCAGCTTTCGTCAAGCACATCATGTCCGTGTAAGAGGCCAGCAGGAGGAGTGCTGAAGAAACTGTAGCTAGCCTACAGACAGCCCAACGGTGTTCAGGACATCTACACTGTTTCAAAGACCAACCAAGGAAAGACAAGGACTATGTACAAGGGATGTTGAAGCAACCCCAtcttgttgtttattttgttttcctttccaCTTCGTCTCCAACCCTCCTCTGTCGGGAAATCTCCTCTTCATTGTAGACCCCACCACTTGGCCTCTACTCTCCCCCCGGGGCGCGTCTCCACTCGCCGCATTTGGGGTGAGGAACGGGGGAGAAGGGGTGACCACTCATCAAGTGAGGGTTGATCCCTCCCTTCCCACCGCCACCTCATTCAGTCACGTCATCACTGGCCCAGCAATGCCAAAGGTGCTGGAGAACGGTAGTGGATTGACCGCCAAAAGTCTCCCACTTCCCTGAAAAGTTCTATTTATTTTCACTCTGTTCATTTCAGAATAAACTTTTCAAAAGTACATCCCATCTTTGGCGATTCTTGATCTTTCATTATCCACATACAACTATAGATATGATTTAGTACAGGGCAACAGTATACTATATTTATGAATTTTAGTTGGATAGAACAacagaaaactgaaatatcCTGATAGTGGAAGATAAAAACTAGTCCATGAAGGTCCAagaggacagacagaaggagaacAAAGGAATAAAATACAAATCTTACTGctatgttctgtattttgagaTTTAATTAGCACTTTAGCACTTCCGTGTCATGACATATTTTCAAGTGAAGCTGGATAGACAGGCGTGACACTGAAAAGTGAGCgtgtcataatgaatcttagctctgtgctgctaaaagTTGAGGATTGATTAATGGGTGGATACCATGATGTTATTGGTTGAAACTGGTTGGTTCAAGTCTACGTAAGcacatgttatattttgttttacaggaagaaaacatgattggattttgatataagaatacaaagaaatgtaTTAGGTGCACAATCTGACCGGGGATGTGATCTTAAAGGGTCGCATTTCCTCTCAActttaaatcagattttctaTTTGTAAGGTTAATTTGTAATCCTAATATTTATCCACAGCCtcacattaattttttttttagttccaCAAAGCATAAAAGC harbors:
- the mylz3 gene encoding myosin, light polypeptide 3, skeletal muscle produces the protein MAEAEAAAPAPAPEPAPAAAGGAEFSADQIEDFKEAFGLFDRVGDNQVAFNQVADIMRALGQNPTNKDVHKILGNPSADDMANKRLNFDTFLPMLKQVDTFQKGTYDDYVEGLRVFDKEGNGTVMGAELRIVLSTLGEKMSEPEIDALMTGQEDENGSVHYEAFVKHIMSV